The Mesoterricola silvestris sequence GCCGTGGCCGAGGCGACCCATAACAATCTTCTGATCAAACTCCTCCGCACCGTCCACGAGGAATGGAGCAAGGCGGTTTCCGCCGGGAGCCAGCAGCTGCTCCTGGACACCCCCAACAACGCCCAGAAGATCATCGACCAGCACACCCGGGTCTTCGAGGCCATCCGGGCCCACGACGCCGAAACCGCCTCCAGGGCCATGCTCGAGCACGTGACCTTCGCGGAGCGGGAGATCCGCAAGCGCCTATAGGTTGTCGACAAGCACCACCACCAGCCGCCGGGGACCGTGCACCCCGTAGGCCAGGGTCTGCTCGATGTCGGCGGTCTTGCTGGGACCGGAGATGAGGAGGGAGTTGCGGGCCGCGCCCCGTCCCCAGCCGCGGTGGCGCACCGCGGACCAGAGGGTGTCCTCGATGGTGGAGGCCAGCAGCAGCGCGATGTGCACCGGGGGCACCAGGGAGAGCAGGCGCGGTTCCTCGGGGCCGGGCTCCAGCAGGAGGCCTCCGGTTTCCGCCACCCCGGCCAGGGCGGTGGTGAAGCCCGCCGCCACGTCCTCGAAGAGCGCGGCCTTGAAGGTCTCCACCGGCTCCCGGTAGGGGATCAGCTCCGGATCCCGGGGCGTCCAGGCCGAGGCCAGGGCCTTCCCCGCGGAACTGGCGGGGCCGTAGAGGAGGTTCGGGAACCCCTGGTCCCGGCAGAAGCCGAGCACCACCGAGGGCCATTGGCCCGGAACGGCCTCCAGGAATTCCGTGTGCACGGCCTCCATGCCCCGGCGGAGCCGGGCCACCCGTTCCGCGGGGGGCCAGGCGCGGGCCGCCAGGACCTCGGTGGAGGGCAGGGGCACCGGTTCGCCACCGCCCCCGGCCCGGAGGCTTTCCAGGATCGTCGCGCGGGCGTCAGCCATGGGGGATCCCCTCCTCTCTCACCCGTTCCTGCAGGGAGCGCCTCGCCGGCACCGGTTTGCCGCGGGCCAGGGTCCAGGCCTTGAGCAGGGGCAGGCCGCCGGGGATCAGGTTCCGGAACCGCGTGGCGCACCAGGCCGCGAACCGGTAGGCCCCGGGCCGGGAGAGCACGGCGGCCCAGACGCGCCAGGCCAGGTCCTCGGTGGCGGTCCTCCCGGTGCCCCGGCCTTCCACGGAGGAGCCCGGGTCCCGGTGGGTGGCCTCCCGGCGGAGGCGGACGATGATCTCGGGGATGGGGATCTCCACGGGGCACACCTCGGAGCAGGCTCCGCACAGGCTGGAGCCGTGGAGCAGCTCGTGGCGCACCCCCACCCCCTCCATCTGGGGCGTGAGGATCTTGCCGATGGGGCCGGGATACACGGCCTGGTACGCGTGGCCCCCCACCCGGGTGTACACCGGGCAGTGGTTCATGCACGCCCCGCAGCGGATGCAGCGCAGGGTGGCCCGCAGCTGGGGATCCGCGTAGATGCGGGAACGGCCGTTGTCCAGGATCACCAGGTGGACCTCGCGGGGGCCGTCCAGCTCCCCGGGCCCGCGCGGGCCCCGGACGAGGTTGAGGTAGGTGCTCACGGCCTGACCCGTGGCGGAGCGGGTGAGGAGCGCGTAGAGGGGCGCCACGTCCTCCAGGGTCTCCACCACCTTCTCCAGCCCCATGACGGCGATGTGCAGGGCCGGCACGTGGGTGCTCATGCGGCCGTTGCCCTCGTTCTCCACCAGGCAGAGGGTCCCGGTGTCCGCCACCGCGAAATTCACCCCCGAAAGCCCCGCGTCCGCCTCCAGGAACTTCCGGCGCAGCACCTTGCGGGCCAGGGCGGTGAGCTCGTCCACGTCCTCCGTATATTTGGCGTCCTTGATCTTCTGGCTGAACTGCCGGGCGATCTGGGTCTTGTTCTTGTGGATGGCCGGCATGATGATGTGGCTCGGCGTTTCCTGGTCCAGTTGGATGATGTACTCGCCCAGGTCCGATTCCAGGGCCTCCACCCCGTGCTCCTCAAGGAAATGGTTGAGCCCCATCTCCTCGGACACCATGGACTTGCCCTTGACCAGGCGGGTGGCGCCCCGGGCCCGCAGGAGGCCCAGGATGAGCTCGTTGCCCTCCTCGCAGGTGCGGGCCCAGTGCACCTGGATCCCGTTGCGCAGGCAGCTGGCCTCCAGCTGCTCCAGCAGTTCGGGCAGCTTCAGCAGGCTCCGGGCCCGGATGGCCGTGCCCAGGCTCCGCAGGGCCTGGAGGTCGGCGGGATCGGGGAACTGCGCGGCGCGCTTGGCCATGAGGCCGTCCATGGCCCGGCGGAAATTGGCCCGGATCTGGGGATCCCCCAGGGCCTGGGCGGCGGATTCCCGGAAGCCCGTCTCAGCGTGCATGGGTGCGCTCCCAGAGGAATTCCGCGATGTGCTGCGCCCGGAGGGCGGCGCCCTTGGCCTCCAGGGCCCCCTGCACGTTGAGCAGGCACCCCCCGTCCGTGCTCAGCACCCGGCTCGCCCCCGTGGCCACGGCATCCGCGGCCTTGTCGCAGGCCATGGCCCCCGAGATCTCCGGGTGCCGCACCGAGAAGGTCCCCCCGAAGCCGCAGCACTCCCGCTCCCGGGCCAGGGGCGCCACCTCCACGTTGGCCAGCTGCCCCAGCAGGGCCTGGGGCTGTCCCGCGAGCCCCAGGTCCCGCAGGGCGTGGCAGGAGCTGTGCCAGGTGACCTTCACCGGCTCCCCCAGATCCTCCAGCTTCACCTCCAGCACATCCACCAGGAACTGGGTCAGCTCGAAGACGCGCCCGCTGAAGGCCCGCACCCGCGCCTCGTCGGGCTCCCCATGGAAGAGCTCCGGATAGTGGTTGCGCATCATCCCCGCGCAGCTCCCCGAAGGCAGCACCACGGGGATGTCCAGGGGAAACAGCGCCACCTGGCTCCGCGCCACCCCCCGCGCCTCCTCCCAGTACCCGCAATTGAAGGCCGGCTGCCCGCAACACGTCTGCCCGTCCGGAAACAGCACCTCCACCCCCGCCCGCCTCAGCAGCCGGATCCCCGCCATCCCCGCCTCCGGATAGAACAGGTCCACCAGACAGGTCCCGTAGAAGTACACACGCTCAGGATGCATGGAGTCCCTCCGGCCCAACCGGGTGGCCAAGCTTAGCAAGGATGCCGGCCCAGGGCGAGACGAAGTCTCAGGATTTTCCGCGCGCACCGGGGCTTGCGAGCCGGGTGTCGCCGGACGTTCTACTCTGCGCGAAAGTAGGCCAGGGGCATGAAGAACCGCGTTGGCGCGCTCGGGAACCCGTGGAAGCCCAGGTGCCGATAGAACGCTGCTGCATTTTCGTCCAAGGCATCCACTACCAGCATATGGGCAGCGTTCCCTGATCGGGCCGCTGTTGTCAGGGCGTACGTGATAAGAATTTCCCCAAGGCCTTGCCCTTTGAATTGCTGAGCCACGGCCAACCTACCAAGCAGTGCAGCCGGCACCGGAATCCGGGAGGGCAGTCCCTTCCGAAATGCTTCCGGCAGGTTTTCCAGCGGAATGCAATGGGCGGTGAGGGTGAAGTACCCTGCAATCCGACCCTCGGCCGTGGCAGCCACCCAGCAGGTGACGTAGTTGCGCTCAAGGTCTTGGCTGGCCTGGGCCCTCAGGTAGATATCCAGGGGTTCCTTTCCGCAGGAGAAGTTCTTGCGGTCATGGGCCTTGGGGTCCAGGGGCCCGAAGGTGAATCGCATCATCTTTGCCGTGCGGTCTTTCTCGTCTTCCACTTTCCCCCCATCGGGTTCCACCCGTCCATCCGACGCCAGATGGGTCCCATTTGCCAATAAATATTCATGTTCAGAAGTATTCTGAAATAACTCGATTCCCTGGATTTAACCAATTGAAATCGATTTAATTGCTATTATAATGGATTATATAATGAATATCCGTTTTCAAGGAAAGTCCTTGACCGGAATGGCGTCTACTCCGTCTCCGGCAATTTGCCGTATGCTTTGGGAGAGGCATTCACCATGGCCATCCCAACGGCACGACTTGAAGCTCGCATCAGCACCGACCTCCATGCCCTCCTCCGGCGTGCGGCCGAGCTTCAGGGTCGCACCGTGACTGATTTCGTCGCGGACTCGCTCCGAGTGGCCGCCTACAAAGCGCTGGACGAGGCCACCATGACCCGGCTCTCCAGGGAGGATCAGGTCCGCTTCGTGGAGCTCCTCCTCAACCCGCCGCCGCCCAACGCCGCCCTGAAACGGGCCTTTGCTCGACGCAAGAAGCTCTTCACGAACCCCTGACATCCGCCATCGCGGACACCACAATCCCGGGAAGTGGCTTGCCCCACGTCCTCAGCCGCCCTCGGCCAATGGATCACGGCAAGCGCGAGCAGCAGCTTGCTGCTGCGGAAGCGCTCCCGCTGGG is a genomic window containing:
- a CDS encoding LutB/LldF family L-lactate oxidation iron-sulfur protein; this translates as MHAETGFRESAAQALGDPQIRANFRRAMDGLMAKRAAQFPDPADLQALRSLGTAIRARSLLKLPELLEQLEASCLRNGIQVHWARTCEEGNELILGLLRARGATRLVKGKSMVSEEMGLNHFLEEHGVEALESDLGEYIIQLDQETPSHIIMPAIHKNKTQIARQFSQKIKDAKYTEDVDELTALARKVLRRKFLEADAGLSGVNFAVADTGTLCLVENEGNGRMSTHVPALHIAVMGLEKVVETLEDVAPLYALLTRSATGQAVSTYLNLVRGPRGPGELDGPREVHLVILDNGRSRIYADPQLRATLRCIRCGACMNHCPVYTRVGGHAYQAVYPGPIGKILTPQMEGVGVRHELLHGSSLCGACSEVCPVEIPIPEIIVRLRREATHRDPGSSVEGRGTGRTATEDLAWRVWAAVLSRPGAYRFAAWCATRFRNLIPGGLPLLKAWTLARGKPVPARRSLQERVREEGIPHG
- a CDS encoding (Fe-S)-binding protein, which produces MHPERVYFYGTCLVDLFYPEAGMAGIRLLRRAGVEVLFPDGQTCCGQPAFNCGYWEEARGVARSQVALFPLDIPVVLPSGSCAGMMRNHYPELFHGEPDEARVRAFSGRVFELTQFLVDVLEVKLEDLGEPVKVTWHSSCHALRDLGLAGQPQALLGQLANVEVAPLARERECCGFGGTFSVRHPEISGAMACDKAADAVATGASRVLSTDGGCLLNVQGALEAKGAALRAQHIAEFLWERTHAR
- a CDS encoding type II toxin-antitoxin system TacA family antitoxin, with the translated sequence MAIPTARLEARISTDLHALLRRAAELQGRTVTDFVADSLRVAAYKALDEATMTRLSREDQVRFVELLLNPPPPNAALKRAFARRKKLFTNP
- a CDS encoding LutC/YkgG family protein, with product MADARATILESLRAGGGGEPVPLPSTEVLAARAWPPAERVARLRRGMEAVHTEFLEAVPGQWPSVVLGFCRDQGFPNLLYGPASSAGKALASAWTPRDPELIPYREPVETFKAALFEDVAAGFTTALAGVAETGGLLLEPGPEEPRLLSLVPPVHIALLLASTIEDTLWSAVRHRGWGRGAARNSLLISGPSKTADIEQTLAYGVHGPRRLVVVLVDNL
- a CDS encoding GNAT family N-acetyltransferase; protein product: MEDEKDRTAKMMRFTFGPLDPKAHDRKNFSCGKEPLDIYLRAQASQDLERNYVTCWVAATAEGRIAGYFTLTAHCIPLENLPEAFRKGLPSRIPVPAALLGRLAVAQQFKGQGLGEILITYALTTAARSGNAAHMLVVDALDENAAAFYRHLGFHGFPSAPTRFFMPLAYFRAE